A window of Heteronotia binoei isolate CCM8104 ecotype False Entrance Well chromosome 17, APGP_CSIRO_Hbin_v1, whole genome shotgun sequence genomic DNA:
tataatgcagtccaccttctggtgatgtcaggggtgtgtggcatatgcaaatgaatggtGCTAACGTCTTTTTTTCTATGAAACGACCCCTGGTTGCAGCACGGATTAATGTAAAGAAGACTTTTCCActtatattcatgcatatgcatacTCAGACTGCATAGCAGATACCAGTGACTGCAGCTAAGCCCTCTGGGATCAAGGAGATGAGTTTCCAAGTCTTAGGATGTGGTTTTGAACCGGAGCCCCAAAATCCTTTGGGGGTGGGCTTTAAATTAGGCACTGAGCTTCATTTCAACTCCTAATTGCCAAGATTCAAACAGGACACTCACATGTTGGATATATTTGCTGCATTCAGTGAGTGGCCATGGCTGAATAAGCATGGCTCAAATGGAGAGACTATCTATATAGGTTCATGATGCTGAAGATTAAATAGGCTATTCAGAACCTTGATAAGAAATCATTTGGGAATCCTATGGATGCAAACGATGCCCACAATGGCACAACTATAACTATCCTAAACAACACATGAAGACGTGAAGCCAgcttcgtgtagtggttaagtatgtggattctaatctgggagaactgggtttaattctccGCTgctgcacatgcacctgctgatgtgatcttgagtcaagagcagtttctgtcagagctctctcagctctacctacctcacagggtgtctgttgtggggatgggaagggaaaggagattgaaagcagCTCTAAGACTCCgaatgaagggaggggtataaatccaacttcttcttccTGAGTCACACCCTTGTCCACTCTAACTGGCAGCGGTTGTCCAGATTcttaagcagaggtctttcccctcaCTTACTACCtactccttttaacaggagatgctggggattgaaccagggaccaaTCCGCAGGCAAAGCCATAACTGTTGCCTTCTTCTGAGTTAGATCCTTGCtttatcaaagtcagtactgtttaCTATGATTaagagcagctctccaaggtctcaggcaggagtttctgtgacatcacttcctgcgtGATCTTTTTAGCGGGAGATCCCTCGGGCCTGAATTGGAGACTTTCTGCAGACCCCCTGCCACTGGTCCAGGGCCCCTCCCTATGTTAGTTTTGGAATGAAGAGATGAGTTCAAATCCCTTTGGGATTTCCCCTTCAACCCTACTTTATGGGGTTGATGCGTCGCCAAAAACAAAGCTACCAGGGGGCACCAGGATCTGGATTCTGGCCTGGAATGAAAAGCCTCATGCATGGATCCACAGTGTCCACGTATTACATATggacagccagcatggtgtagtggttaaaaagagcaagaatccagcagcaccttaaaggctaaggAGTTTGTGGccagggatgagcttttgtgagtcactcacTGCTCAGCTTCTCCAGATAATGCTGGTTATAGTGTCGGACGAGGATCTGGGcgacccaagttcgaatcccccctccgggccagtcacatgctttcggcctcacctacctctcagggttgtcgtgaggataaaatggaggagaggagaaacgACCTTTGCCGCTTTGAGTCCCCACcagagagaaaagtggggatAGAAATAAGCGAAGTaaataacacccctccccccccccaaatccccgcCCCCCACCTGGCGCTTTCCGACATCTCCCTGGCGCTTGCCTGCTCCCTTCGCGTTGGATTGCAAGACGACCCCCGCCCCCCAGCTCTAACCGTGGCGAGGCCGGGTGCTGCAAATGCCAGGCAGGCGGCCAAACCTGGCTGGCACGGAAGAGCAGGGAGAGAGCCAAAAGGGGCGGGCCGGCCGCCTCGGGTGCCAAGACGCTTGCGTTGCTTTgccagctgcgggggggggggggggggggaggccaggttcccggggggggggcgtgggcgTGGCCCGCAGGCCGTGACGCGCCAAGCTCAGCGGGCCTATAAAGCACCTGCCGGAGCGCCGAGGAACTTCACAAGCACCTCTCGCCAGCTCTGCAGAcgggagagggacaggagctggCAGCGTCCCGCCTGTTGAAAGACTAAACTCCAAGCACAATGCTCAGCCACccggccagcttccccccccttcttctcacgCTTTGCGTCCTGCTGGGAGAAGGTGAGGTTCCTCCGGGGTCtttttttgttggtttgtttttgaaTGCATAAACTTTGATGCAACTTttgcaaatgattttttttctctccctcccagttatttttttttttttttgcatgggaaaaaaaaaaagcatgattCGATTTACTCCCTCCCCGGGCAGTTGGGCCCCGGGGGAGTCTCTTGTCCCTTTATGCAACTTTGATGCcacttttgcaaaaaaaaattccctcccctttttttttttgcacgggaagaacaacaaaaaataacgCATGATTCGATTCACTCCCTCCCCGGCCAGTTTGCTCCTGGGAGAGTCTTGGCCTTcgtaggtctactcagaagtaagcctcaTGTTAGCCGTTGGCGAAGACCCGATGGTGCTTCATTCTAGGAAAGTGCGCTGTTAGGAGCGCAGCCTGGTTTCCTTCTTTGTCCGGTCAGTCCTGCAAACCGGCTTGGGAGGGCATTTAGGCTGCTCTGACATCCGTGACTGTCAGAAATACTAGAGCATAAAAAGCAGCACCAAAAGaaggcgaccccccccccccatcccctcttTCGCAGAAAGAACAGCCATGACCTCTTGCCACTTTTTCTAGgcaaacaacaataataacaacagtGATCTCGAGACCCAACTTGTGGCAACCAATGCTCTGCACACTGCCTGTTTGCGCTCGGTAAAGAGCTGAGGCTTGGCCGCTAAGAAGCGCGCTCGCCTTTGGACTGTGCGCGCTGCGGGGCATTTGTGGCTTCTGCTCCTCTGCACGCCTCTTCGGCGCCGCCACCTCGCGTGTTCAGGTTGTGCATGTGAAGCGCAGGCCACGCCCGGGGCTCCTCATCTCCTGGCCGGGCCGCTTTTATGGGTCCTCTGCAGGAGGCTGGGCGACTCCAAAGTCTGCCCTTTGCAAACTGCAAGGAAGCCACTGCGCGCTGGGGACGATTGAATCGCTCGTGGCAATCAGTACTCATCCCCGCACGCAGAGGTGGCGTTCCTTTAGGTCATGGCAGGCTCATTGCTGTGTTGACATCCCGTGACGCGTCCCCGACTCTTCCCATCCAGAGCTCCGGCTGATCCCTTGATCTGTCCTTTTCTCTCGGGCAGGTGTGGGACGTCCCCCGGCGGAGTCGCCCCAAGCGGCGTCCAGCGGCAGGCACCTGAGGATGAAGCGATGCTCGTGCAATAACTGGATGGACAAGGAATGCATCTACTTCTGCCACCTCGACATTATCTGGATCAACACCCCGGGGTGAGTGGAAGCCAGGCTGGCTTGCATTTGCAAAGAGAGAGCTGTAAATGTTGGGGTGAGGGTCTGGCAGGCAGCGGTTGGCTCTCAGATACCTGGAGAAGGGGTGGAGGGGTGGAATGGCTTCCCACTGTTCTTCTGGCAAGGTGCATTGGCACAGGTCAATCCGTGTCCAGACCCTGGATCCGCACATTGTCAGAAATCGCACCCTCGTCACAACTCACCTGCTGGATTTTCTGGCCCACCTGGGAAACTCCAGGAGGTAGTGCGACATAACCAGTGACGTATGGATCCAGTGGCGTTTCTCTGGGTGTGCCATGTGCAAAAAAGTTACGGACGCGGCACGGAGCGGTCTGTTTGCAGCGTCACGTGCGTTCTGGCCAGGAAATCAAAACCGCAGCCTGGTGGCGCATTAACGATTAACCCATTTATTAGGCAAAGTGTTTCTGCCTGTTGGTATGATGCAAATGCAATAATAAAAGTGTTAGTCTCCAAAGTGCTGCAAGACACTGCTTTGCATGGGATTTCTgatgctggccagtggggaaggCCCATTAGCTTTACCGATAGACCAATTTCTGCCCAAACCCCACCACCTTAATTTAAACTTCAGTTTGTCTCTGCTGTGATGGTCACAAGGGGTAAGCAGCATGTTGAGACAGAGTAGACTTGTTAAGTGGTGATGCAAAAGGGCAAGATCCCAGGTGAGCGACACCTTCAAGTCTAACCAGGGAGCTTTGGCCCTTGAAAGCGTCTGCCCTGGAAATCTTAGTCCTTAAAATGCTCCTGGGTTCGAATGTTGctcttcttctgcagaccaaGCTGTCTGTGTGATGGGAAAGTGTGACGGGAAAGTGAcgctgtctgtttttaaaatcacAAACGCTCAATGCTTTCTCTCGCCATAAatgtttttggggggggtgggggagggaagtcaTTCCCCAGTTTATGCTTCTCCTGcactgaggcgggggggggggggcggccttcagATCTTGTGGATGGGACCATTGCACGGTACAGCAGAGCAGAGATCATGTCCCATTCCCGCACCGGCAGCTCTTGCAGCCAAGCTGCGTCTCTCGCTCAGGTGTGGCTTTAATTATGCCTGCTAGCGTGCAGACTGGAGTAACGGCTCACCCTGAAAATAGCATGCCATACTTGAGTGTTCCAAGAAGGGGGAGAGGGCTGGGGTCTTTAATGGAAATAGCAGTGGGGTGATCTAGGACTTGCAGGGGTGTGCTTGTGAGAAGCTCTTGCTAGAAGAGGAACATCTGGGCTCTGTGAGACAGGCCAAGAGGTCCCTCTTGGCAGGAAAGCAGATGCTTCCAGAAGCCCATTAGCGGAGTGTGAAGGCAATGGGCTTCCCCCCAAACCCTGGTGCTGGCAAGCTGCAGCTAATTTTTGGTGACCTCTcatggggtttttaaggcaagagatgagcagaggtgctttgtcagtgcctgcctctgtgcagcggccctgggcttccttggtggtctcccatcctagccctaaccagggctgaccctgcttagcttccatgatttgatgagatcaggctagtctgagctgattttatttatttatttagcaattttatatcccgccctctccagggcagcttacaacagttaaaaacgACGTCAAACGttaaaaacagaatatgcaataaaataatttccatacattttacagtttaaaaatccaagatgcgcATTGAAGTTCTGATGGTCTGGTTTCAATTCTATTGgtttcagtgagattgtcagtgctgtggaataatagccacctctTCTTAACCGTTAAAAGCGAgttggtcttacaggtcctgcggaactgtgccaggtcctgcagggccctgatttctttggggagggcattccacagagcgggggccattactgagaatgctctggctctggtggtggacaatCTAGCTTCTAGCAACCAATATATGGTGGTTCACTCTTTGGCACAGGGATGGAGGTGCTGGCAGGGCTCAGCCTTGGAGCAGAAATCCAGGTGCTCATGGGCTCAGTGGGGGTCAGAGCAAAGCTAGCCATAGCTGCATGTTGAAATACACATTGCTGAGTAAAGGGGTGGGGATAAGAGTCTAACGTTATTCAGCTGCACCCCTGAATGTGGAGGCACAGCTGCTTACTGGATGATCCACGTTTCCTCTCTTCATGCAtctattcttctttttaaaaggcgCAAGGCCATCGTAACAGCCTTTGGCAACAAACTTTGTAGACCACTGATGTGTTTTTGGGGAAGAAAGTTCTCccccatcctgaatctactgcccatcaagctctttctgttccctttcccaCACTATTCATACTTTTATAAACCACGATTGTGTTTTCTTCCCCTCTTGCCTTTCTCCTTAGTTTGTTTTACCTAGAAACCTCCATGctctgattccccccctccccccgaagaGAAGTACTTTAATGTTAATTTTGGTTGCCCCTTTTTAGCACCTTTTGCAGATCCACAGTATACTTCCTGGCCCCAAATGGGGCatagcttagtggcagagcacctgcttggcatgcagaaggtcccgggttcagtccctgatatctccagtgaaaaggactgGGTAGCCCATGATGCTAACTATCTCTACTCAagatcctggagagtcactgccagtcggAGCACACAAGATGGACTTTGATGGCAGAAGGCAGCTTAATGTGTTCTTGAAGGATTAGATTCATGGAGTATAGGCCAATCACTGGCCCTGCTAGCCATTGTGGCTAAAGAGAACCACCACATTtggaggcagtaaacctctggataccagttctaggagacaacatcaggaggAGGCCCTGGACTCTATTCTCTGTTTGTTGGCCCACCAGGGgaacaggcagggctggccctaggttGTCTGGTACCCTAgacgaggctaacttctggcgccccctccctgcactgataacgtcaccaagtcacatggggagtgccccattcagtgccccccccaaggccggcgccctaggcaatcgcctagtttgtctagtggcagggctggccctgggagcagGGTTTgcgagacagaatgctggactataAGAACCAcaagtctgacccagcagagctcttctggttCAGAACATGCAGAGCAGGTGAAATCGGCGTGTTGTGTTTCTGGAACATAGGTGCCCCTCCCTGCTCGGTCTTCAGGAATTTAACGGCAGAGGTCATTTCCTGCAGGGGTCCCAagactttccttcctttcctgcagAAGCTTCTTACTGCTGAAGCCCATAAAACGATCCCCAGAATCTTGCAGTTTGGAAAGAGCAAAGAGGGTCCTCAGGCAGCCCCCGTTCTGCTTGCTGAAGCCCGAGGATGGGTGTGCGGGAGTTAAggtggaagaagggagggaaccTCGTCTCTCCCCTTTCCCTCGAGATAGTAAACATCTCTTTTACCTCTCAACGACTACAAACAGATTTTATTATGGCCAAGCCTCCTTGGCTGCTGACCAAGACTTAATTATAAACCTCCTTTCTGATAATGGAAGTTAACtggattgctttttttttttggtttgttgttgtttcaaCAGGCACTCTACTCCCTACGGCCTGGGAAACCTGCAGAAGCGTCAAAAGAGAGCTCTCGACAGGTGCGAGTGCGCACACTCCAAGGACAGCATCTGCGCCACTTTTTGCCACAAGAGGCCTTGGTAAGTGTGAGGATACAGCCGCTTTCTTACAGTCACAGGCTCCTGGTGCCACTGGCGAGAATTGTGTTCATGTGTGGAGAACAATTCACCACATAATGTGGGCCTCTTTGAGGCCATGAGGTAGTGCATGTTTTGGTATGGAGGGAGATCCTGTGTTCAGGCCTTGGCATTGTCCCTCAAAAAGATCTACTGGAGATCTGTCCATGAGAGTAGACTatagcaagtagggttgccagcctccaggtggggcctggagatctcccactattttagtggatctccagatgacaagagatcagttcccctggagaaaatgctgctttggagggtggactctatggtattgtaccccgctgaggctcttccccaaactcctccttcctcaggctccaccccctaaaatcTCCATTTCTATTACAACATCTGCAGCTACTGTTGTTATATCTTTGCTTCtacattatttatattttttttcttttagcaaaTATTGTTGCTGAATTTTGAGTTTTCCCCCttcttgttctgttttttttccctttcaaaataaattacaacaaaaatgaaaagaaattaCAACAACTTATTTCAGATCCACACCGTAATAGATGGTTCTTGGTCTAGAGGAACCAACAGTCTAACATGGTGTAAAGTAGCTTTCTGTATTCAGACTTATGCCCTTATGACATGGAGAAGGGCAAGTACACCTTCCCTAagtggaaaggctgaagagtctgaaacttttcagtttaggaaagagaTGATTATGgggggacatgacagaggtttataaaattatgcacgggatggagagaATTGACcaataccattttcgcacacagcttacctcgcagtcacaatactgttccctccgcagcgtctctCGGATTTCctaccatctgcgccggagttacaggaagtgccgcggcttttgtgtagcaaatgtaaactgggttttagcggtttacgtttgctctgcaaaagctgcggcacttcctgtaacttcagcgcagatggtgcgaaatccgaccagacgctgcggagggaacaggattgtgactgcgaggtaagctgtgtgcgaaaacggtccaagagaactttttctcccactCCCAAAAGACTAGACCTCTACGGTATCCAATGacgctgatgggcagtaggttcaggatggacaaaaggaaatactactttatgcaaagagtgattaaattgtggcatttgctgccagaggacatTGTGATGGCTGCAGGAATAAAAAGCTTTTGAAGGGGATTatttagattcatggaggataagtttttcagtggctactagccatgatgactgagaggaacctccacgttcagaggcacaaatcctctgaatcccagagccaggaggccgcactaagggaaggctttggcctctatgccctcttgttggccctccagaggaactggttagccactttgtgagacagaatGCGGGACTAGATAGACTATtgatctgatctagcagggctgttcttatttTCGTTTGTTCTtaggtgtgccccccccccccaaactactctgtagtgtagatgactggggaagacaatggcaaaccacaccgtaaaagtctgccaagaaaatgtcctgatgtgatgtcaccctatgggtcggtaacgactcggtgcttgcacaggggactacctttacctttactctgGCATAGTTCTAGCACAAGGTGCTCTGTGCTATTCTTAGAACTGTACCGGCACCTCCACAGCACAAAGCCCTTCCCTGATGGTGCTTTTATAATAACCTGGAATATATTGGTTAAAGTTTGAACATGTGGTGCATGGAGAGGGGAAGAGGGTAGGGGGCAGATTTCTAGTTTGATCTTGCTCCACCTCATAAAGTTGCCTCCTCCTGTGTCGGGAGACTGGTCCATTTAGTTCCATGTAGGATTGACAGTGACTCTCCAGGTTCTTTCCTGCTACCAGAGAAAAATCCATccgaagatgccagggattgaacctggggccttctgcccGCAAAACAGAcactctgccattgagccacagtcagctGCTTCAGAGAGCCAAATTTTGGTTttgtcagggccttttttgtagcaggaactcctttgcaaattaggccaaaCAACCCTGATATAGCTAAtcttccaagaccttacagggctcttagaacagggcctactgt
This region includes:
- the EDN2 gene encoding endothelin-2; translated protein: MLSHPASFPPLLLTLCVLLGEGVGRPPAESPQAASSGRHLRMKRCSCNNWMDKECIYFCHLDIIWINTPGHSTPYGLGNLQKRQKRALDRCECAHSKDSICATFCHKRPWGRKSPRVPKSKGRLEKILHRGLMKRSKLNF